The bacterium genome has a window encoding:
- a CDS encoding tetratricopeptide repeat protein: protein MIWETRTKNRICAAVTAAALSVFLLAPASGAPSKEKPEQILLFGLQAFRDRLYEPAADLLRRYLSLWPVGKEAATARYFLGMSLSRSGMRKDAAAAFQEFLRNHGKDSRADKVRFLLGEALEKLGRQQEAAEAYAAVAPGPYRIEAIYRLAALRMALEKWKEAEAALLAFLKGAGADARVPGALYEWAFVLDRMGNAKAETAYRDVLERYPKHPRRRLARRRLGFLLLKKGLYAEAEETFTKLIAAHPGEGRSGRVLIARAEGRYALKKFPLAAMDFEKGLALELPPAERKNAEEGRAAAWWEAKRYPEAVSAYRVLFDRKGAGAEVRIRFLYSLARAGGCTEKERERLRGGLQKIREDVKASAPNGFLLAECLRQAGMTPVAVQEFQGLADRFPGENEGILAALRVAENHERAGKRKEAADWYERAIRAAMGKDRKNPLPHPPEMLKDLRQAALRAAFLRFELGDCGGALRVLRDFPHKTMPEGARAEVAALRGECALRKGDIKQAQLYFGQVLTGRRRSALAAHARFQLAVLAEGKSAKKDAVRNWEETLPLLPAALQREGWLRLGRLHKKTGDLANARKWLLKFAQDKGVDLERRRKTWLLLARDAAALNRWDEAEEALSNWDALKPLVRAEGLHLWTLVRFRAGKCEAAIETAARGHSEQTEDAVRRELLQMHASCLLRLKRFAQALPLLREAIRLSPDDADLRLVLAETLELTGKKKAAELVYEGILALVPGGGDQYRAALRLAALRRDRGDLSAALDAYQVAAQSKRPDVGAAARYETGRLMERQKKRAEALALYEKLAAGPVGASRWGRAARWRAAALYEKNGEWEKALAHYLVLARMGQGAKEASVETAQAAARAQELQSYLESVRRRVERIKKLEPALR, encoded by the coding sequence ATGATCTGGGAAACGCGAACGAAAAATCGGATCTGCGCGGCCGTTACCGCGGCGGCGCTCTCCGTGTTTCTCCTCGCCCCTGCCTCGGGCGCTCCGTCGAAGGAGAAGCCGGAGCAAATCCTTCTCTTCGGGCTCCAGGCGTTTCGGGATCGGCTCTATGAGCCGGCCGCCGATCTGCTTCGCCGCTACCTCTCCCTCTGGCCAGTGGGCAAGGAGGCGGCCACGGCGCGCTACTTCCTGGGCATGTCGCTCTCCCGCAGCGGGATGCGCAAGGATGCCGCCGCGGCCTTTCAGGAGTTTCTCCGCAACCACGGAAAGGACTCGCGGGCCGACAAGGTGCGGTTCCTGCTCGGGGAGGCGCTCGAAAAGCTGGGAAGACAGCAGGAGGCGGCCGAAGCCTATGCGGCGGTGGCGCCGGGCCCCTACCGCATCGAGGCCATCTACCGGCTCGCCGCCTTGCGCATGGCGCTGGAGAAATGGAAGGAGGCCGAGGCGGCCCTCCTCGCCTTTCTCAAGGGAGCGGGCGCGGACGCCCGCGTTCCCGGAGCCCTTTACGAGTGGGCCTTCGTCCTTGACCGGATGGGCAACGCCAAGGCGGAGACGGCTTACCGGGATGTGCTCGAGCGTTACCCGAAGCATCCCCGCCGGCGCCTCGCCCGCAGGCGGCTGGGTTTTCTTCTGTTGAAAAAAGGCCTGTACGCGGAGGCGGAGGAGACTTTTACCAAGCTGATCGCGGCGCACCCCGGCGAGGGGCGCAGCGGGCGGGTTCTCATCGCCCGGGCGGAGGGCCGGTATGCGCTGAAAAAATTTCCCCTTGCGGCCATGGATTTCGAAAAGGGGCTCGCTTTGGAGCTTCCTCCCGCGGAGCGGAAGAATGCTGAAGAGGGAAGGGCGGCCGCCTGGTGGGAGGCGAAGCGCTACCCGGAAGCCGTTTCCGCCTACCGTGTGCTCTTCGATCGGAAAGGGGCGGGGGCGGAGGTGCGCATCCGGTTCCTCTACAGTCTTGCACGGGCGGGCGGGTGCACGGAAAAAGAGCGCGAGCGGTTGAGGGGCGGGCTGCAAAAGATCCGGGAGGATGTCAAAGCCTCGGCGCCCAATGGATTTCTTCTTGCGGAATGTCTACGTCAGGCGGGCATGACCCCCGTGGCCGTGCAGGAGTTTCAGGGGCTGGCGGATCGCTTCCCGGGGGAGAACGAGGGAATCCTCGCCGCCCTTCGCGTGGCCGAGAACCACGAGCGGGCGGGGAAGAGGAAGGAGGCGGCCGATTGGTACGAAAGGGCCATCCGGGCGGCTATGGGCAAAGACCGCAAAAATCCTCTCCCCCATCCGCCCGAAATGTTGAAAGACCTTCGGCAGGCGGCGCTTCGTGCCGCTTTCTTGCGGTTCGAGCTGGGCGATTGCGGCGGGGCCTTGCGGGTGCTGCGGGATTTTCCCCACAAGACGATGCCCGAGGGCGCAAGGGCCGAGGTGGCCGCCCTGAGGGGGGAGTGCGCGCTCCGGAAGGGGGACATCAAGCAGGCGCAGCTCTACTTCGGCCAGGTGTTGACCGGGCGTCGCAGATCGGCGCTCGCGGCGCACGCGCGCTTCCAGCTCGCGGTCCTGGCCGAGGGGAAATCGGCGAAGAAAGATGCCGTGCGCAACTGGGAAGAGACTCTCCCGCTTCTTCCGGCTGCGCTGCAGCGCGAGGGCTGGCTTCGGCTGGGACGGCTCCACAAGAAGACGGGCGATCTTGCGAACGCCCGGAAGTGGCTGCTGAAATTCGCACAAGACAAAGGGGTCGATCTCGAGCGGCGGCGAAAGACGTGGCTCCTGCTCGCACGGGACGCCGCCGCCCTGAACAGGTGGGATGAGGCCGAGGAGGCGCTTTCGAACTGGGATGCGCTGAAGCCGCTGGTGAGGGCCGAAGGACTCCACCTGTGGACGCTGGTGCGCTTCCGCGCGGGAAAATGCGAGGCGGCGATCGAAACGGCGGCGCGGGGCCACTCTGAGCAGACGGAGGACGCCGTGCGGCGGGAGCTTCTGCAGATGCACGCATCGTGCCTGCTTCGCCTGAAGCGGTTCGCGCAGGCGCTGCCCCTGCTCCGGGAAGCCATTCGCCTCTCCCCCGACGATGCGGATCTGCGGCTTGTTCTGGCGGAAACGCTCGAGTTGACCGGAAAGAAGAAGGCGGCCGAGCTTGTGTACGAGGGAATCCTCGCCCTCGTCCCGGGGGGAGGGGACCAGTACCGAGCGGCGCTGCGCCTCGCGGCATTGAGAAGGGATCGGGGAGATCTCTCCGCGGCGCTCGACGCCTACCAGGTGGCCGCCCAGTCGAAGCGCCCCGATGTGGGCGCCGCCGCCCGCTATGAAACGGGCCGCCTGATGGAAAGACAAAAAAAACGCGCGGAGGCGCTCGCGCTCTACGAAAAGCTGGCCGCGGGCCCGGTGGGGGCCTCCCGCTGGGGGCGGGCGGCGAGATGGCGCGCCGCCGCGCTGTATGAAAAAAACGGGGAATGGGAAAAGGCGCTGGCCCATTACCTCGTGCTCGCCCGGATGGGACAGGGGGCGAAGGAGGCCAGCGTGGAAACCGCCCAGGCCGCTGCACGTGCACAGGAACTCCAGTCGTATCTGGAGTCCGTCCGCCGTCGAGTGGAGCGGATCAAGAAGCTGGAGCCGGCGCTGCGATGA